From the Desulfuromonas sp. genome, one window contains:
- the fabG gene encoding 3-oxoacyl-ACP reductase FabG: protein MAERRVALVTGGSKGIGAAIALQLARDGFDIWLNYRSDHDGALGVVAGVEAAGGACRLLPFDVADPQAAKDSLDPLLEEATPYALVNNAGFARDALMIWMKQEEWRDVLSVHLDGFFHVTKPVLNQMLKKKTGRIVNIVSTSGESGMPGQVNYSAAKAGLIGATRALAAEVAKRNVLVNAVSPGFIETEMLDELPRERILPMIPQGRVGRPEEVASVVGFLCSAGAGYMTGQVLSVNGGAFMG, encoded by the coding sequence ATGGCGGAGCGCAGGGTTGCTCTTGTGACGGGGGGCAGCAAGGGGATCGGCGCGGCCATCGCCCTACAACTGGCCCGCGACGGGTTCGACATCTGGCTCAACTACCGGTCCGACCATGACGGCGCCTTAGGGGTCGTCGCCGGGGTAGAGGCTGCGGGCGGGGCGTGCCGACTCCTTCCCTTCGACGTCGCCGACCCTCAGGCGGCGAAAGACTCCCTCGATCCCCTTCTCGAGGAGGCGACCCCCTACGCCCTGGTGAACAACGCCGGTTTCGCCAGAGACGCCCTGATGATCTGGATGAAGCAGGAGGAGTGGCGGGACGTCCTCTCCGTCCACCTGGACGGTTTTTTTCACGTGACCAAGCCCGTTCTCAACCAGATGCTGAAGAAGAAGACGGGGCGCATCGTCAACATCGTCTCCACCTCGGGCGAGAGCGGCATGCCGGGGCAGGTCAACTACTCGGCCGCCAAGGCGGGCCTGATCGGCGCTACCCGGGCCCTGGCCGCGGAGGTCGCCAAGCGCAACGTGCTGGTCAATGCCGTCTCCCCCGGCTTCATCGAGACCGAGATGCTCGACGAGCTGCCCCGGGAGCGAATCCTGCCCATGATCCCCCAGGGGCGGGTGGGGCGGCCCGAGGAGGTCGCCTCGGTGGTCGGTTTTCTCTGTTCGGCGGGCGCCGGGTACATGACCGGCCAGGTCCTTTCGGTCAACGGCGGAGCATTTATGGGCTGA
- a CDS encoding acyl carrier protein — MTEQEIINLVNTSLAEEFELDPEEMTPEATIFDDLGLDSLDIVDMVIVLEGAFGFKIREEEAIRNIRTLGDINAFVAGKLAGQG, encoded by the coding sequence ATGACCGAGCAGGAGATCATCAATCTCGTCAACACTTCCCTCGCCGAGGAGTTCGAGCTCGACCCGGAGGAGATGACGCCCGAGGCGACCATCTTCGACGACCTGGGCCTCGACAGCCTGGACATCGTCGACATGGTGATCGTCCTCGAGGGGGCCTTCGGGTTCAAAATTCGCGAGGAGGAGGCGATCCGCAACATCCGCACCCTCGGCGACATCAACGCATTCGTCGCCGGCAAGCTCGCCGGGCAGGGGTAG
- a CDS encoding outer membrane lipoprotein carrier protein LolA, with translation MKGVLLVLILLLAGPAWAAPPPQDAPGLERVLAGLEQAAAGVETLAADFVQEKRLEIFAEVLTSRGRFYFQRPDRLRWEVTEPVASGFALEGGKGRRWHERAGDAEEFAVSREPGMRLVAEQLLAWARVDLAWLAERYRIALLAEAPVTLELTPLATGARDYVDHLRIVFAADRRHVQSVEFFAGDGDVTRIRFVEAVVNGPLPAGLF, from the coding sequence ATGAAGGGGGTCCTCCTTGTCCTGATCCTGCTGCTGGCCGGCCCCGCCTGGGCCGCGCCGCCGCCCCAGGACGCTCCCGGGCTGGAGCGGGTCCTTGCGGGCCTGGAGCAGGCCGCCGCCGGGGTCGAGACCCTGGCCGCCGACTTCGTCCAGGAGAAGCGCCTTGAGATCTTCGCCGAGGTCCTGACCTCCCGCGGGCGCTTCTACTTCCAGCGGCCCGACCGCCTGCGCTGGGAGGTGACCGAGCCGGTCGCCTCCGGTTTCGCCCTGGAGGGGGGGAAGGGCCGTCGCTGGCACGAGCGCGCCGGGGACGCCGAGGAGTTCGCCGTCTCCCGGGAGCCGGGAATGCGCCTCGTCGCCGAGCAGCTCCTCGCCTGGGCCCGGGTCGACCTGGCCTGGCTTGCCGAGCGCTATCGCATCGCCCTGCTCGCCGAGGCTCCGGTGACCCTCGAACTGACCCCCCTGGCGACCGGGGCGCGGGACTACGTCGACCACCTGCGGATCGTCTTCGCCGCCGACCGCCGCCACGTGCAGAGCGTGGAGTTTTTCGCCGGGGACGGGGACGTCACCCGCATCCGTTTCGTCGAGGCGGTGGTCAACGGACCGCTGCCCGCCGGGCTGTTCTGA
- a CDS encoding MMPL family transporter, translating to MPVGTLISAAYRRWSRRRPALLGVCLATVLLGFVGLSTVEVREDVEALLPDRGSDVAADFRLLQKAPFARKVLVNLSSGGDREALLAGADRLAAAMGPPYFSAAASGPAAARQSGLLPWLTEALPNLATAQDLAALEGRLDPEALEGGLQRGYARLLSPEGMLVKKLLRRDPLETRTLALEKLRFLNPVEKARLEGGSFLSADGDNALVVAETPVPITDFGTSRQLLDRFEELAEKALPGGVRAELISGHRYTVANAEAIQGDLALVLGVSGLSIAALFLLFLRSWRALFVFAVPVSVLGLAAMATALVYPAVSGVTIGFGAVLLGITVDFALHVYFALRHGGPDRAAVLERVSRPLLFGGLTTLGAFAVLLLSDLPGQRQLAVFSLAGIAAALLLSLFALPHLVGSAGEEGVRRTLRLPSPGRRGRRAIVAVWVVLLALGAWQGTRLHFDGSLRSLGSVPADLRAAEDGLRNAWGDLRGQAMLFAEGNDLEGALQVNDRLFAGLLRDFPDARIVSLAPLLPSEATQEANRRGWVDFWSGRREPLRAGLDRAGAPLGFSPRAFDPFFAALEEAPPPVTPGDLRAAGLGELLDAMLLEGEGVVRLLTLVPDDPELTARFAGGGQLPEGVRLVSQSRFGDAVGTAVGRDFLRFIVLACLVVTALLALLFR from the coding sequence ATGCCTGTCGGGACGCTGATCTCAGCCGCCTACCGCCGCTGGAGCCGCCGCCGGCCGGCGCTGCTCGGGGTCTGCCTGGCGACGGTCCTGCTCGGCTTCGTCGGTCTCTCCACGGTCGAGGTGCGGGAGGACGTCGAGGCGCTCCTGCCCGACCGGGGCAGCGATGTGGCCGCCGATTTCCGGCTGCTTCAAAAGGCTCCCTTCGCGCGCAAGGTGCTGGTCAACCTGAGCTCCGGAGGCGACCGGGAGGCCCTGCTGGCGGGGGCCGACCGTCTCGCCGCCGCCATGGGCCCGCCCTACTTCAGCGCCGCGGCGAGCGGCCCGGCAGCGGCGCGGCAGAGCGGGCTCCTTCCCTGGCTGACGGAGGCGCTGCCCAACCTGGCCACGGCGCAGGATCTCGCCGCTCTCGAGGGGCGGCTGGACCCGGAGGCCCTGGAGGGCGGCCTGCAGAGAGGCTACGCCCGGCTCCTCTCCCCGGAGGGGATGCTGGTCAAGAAACTGCTGCGGCGCGACCCCCTGGAGACCCGGACCCTCGCTCTCGAGAAGCTGCGCTTTCTGAACCCGGTGGAGAAGGCGCGCCTGGAGGGGGGGAGCTTCCTGAGCGCGGACGGGGACAACGCCCTCGTCGTGGCCGAAACCCCGGTGCCGATCACCGACTTCGGAACGAGCCGCCAGCTCCTCGACCGTTTCGAGGAACTGGCGGAGAAGGCCCTTCCCGGCGGGGTGCGGGCCGAGCTGATCAGCGGCCACCGCTACACCGTGGCCAACGCCGAGGCGATCCAGGGGGACCTGGCGCTGGTGCTGGGGGTTTCCGGCCTCTCCATCGCCGCCCTCTTCCTCCTCTTCCTGCGAAGCTGGCGGGCGCTCTTCGTCTTCGCCGTGCCGGTCTCGGTGCTAGGCCTGGCCGCCATGGCGACCGCCCTGGTCTACCCGGCGGTCTCGGGGGTCACCATCGGCTTCGGGGCGGTGCTCCTCGGGATCACCGTCGACTTCGCCCTGCACGTCTATTTCGCCCTGCGCCACGGGGGCCCCGACCGGGCCGCGGTGCTGGAGCGGGTCAGCCGGCCGCTGCTCTTCGGGGGCCTGACCACTCTCGGGGCCTTCGCCGTGCTGCTTTTATCCGACCTGCCCGGGCAGCGCCAGCTGGCGGTCTTCTCCCTGGCGGGGATCGCCGCGGCGCTCCTTCTCTCCCTCTTCGCCCTGCCCCATCTGGTCGGCAGCGCCGGGGAGGAGGGCGTCCGCCGCACCCTGCGTCTTCCGTCCCCTGGACGGCGAGGGCGCCGGGCCATCGTCGCCGTCTGGGTGGTTCTGCTGGCCCTGGGCGCCTGGCAGGGGACCCGGCTCCATTTCGACGGCAGCCTGCGCAGCCTCGGCTCGGTTCCCGCCGACCTGCGCGCCGCCGAGGACGGGCTGCGCAACGCCTGGGGCGATCTGCGCGGCCAGGCCATGCTCTTCGCCGAGGGGAACGATCTGGAGGGGGCCCTGCAGGTCAACGACCGGCTCTTCGCCGGGCTGCTCCGGGATTTTCCCGACGCGCGCATCGTCAGCCTCGCCCCGCTGCTGCCGTCGGAGGCCACCCAGGAGGCCAACCGCCGGGGCTGGGTCGATTTCTGGAGCGGGAGGCGCGAGCCGCTGCGGGCCGGGCTCGACAGGGCGGGGGCGCCGCTGGGCTTTTCGCCGCGGGCTTTCGACCCCTTCTTCGCCGCATTGGAGGAGGCGCCACCGCCGGTGACCCCCGGAGACCTGCGCGCCGCCGGGCTCGGCGAGCTGCTCGACGCCATGCTTCTGGAGGGGGAAGGGGTTGTGCGGCTCCTCACCCTCGTCCCGGACGACCCCGAGCTGACCGCCCGGTTCGCCGGGGGAGGGCAGCTTCCCGAGGGGGTGCGCCTCGTCTCCCAGAGCCGCTTCGGCGACGCGGTGGGGACCGCGGTCGGCCGCGACTTTCTGCGTTTCATCGTCCTGGCCTGCCTGGTGGTGACGGCTCTTCTCGCCCTGCTCTTTCGCAG
- a CDS encoding beta-ketoacyl synthase N-terminal-like domain-containing protein, with protein MRLRRVVITGQGAISPFGCGVEPLMEGLLAGRSAVRVLPELEGVGGLRTRVGARAAGVDPRRIERRFRRSMSPMSVFATLASEEALAQAGLGAEERGDGRTGVAIGATVGSTVTNEAFFADYFRDRSLERMKSTIFFQIMNHSCAANVAQALGITGRLLAPSAACSTGCQAVGYGYEMIAFGRQERMLCGGADEFHPLTAATFDVFNAGTTGYNDRPEGTPRPFDRDRDGVVCAEGGGVLLLEELETARRRGAPILAEVVGFATVADPESIANPNRQAMERCMSLALEDAGLEPAEVDYLNAHATATVQGDVAESEAIAALFGERVPVSSLKGHMGHTMAASGALELTATVEMLRRGVLVPTRNLERIDPACAVVNHLQGGPVEAPLEVAVKNNFALGGVNSTIIVRRYAA; from the coding sequence ATGCGCCTGAGGCGGGTGGTGATCACCGGCCAGGGGGCGATCTCCCCTTTCGGCTGCGGCGTGGAACCCCTCATGGAGGGACTGCTGGCCGGGCGCAGCGCGGTGCGCGTCCTTCCCGAACTGGAGGGGGTCGGAGGCCTGCGCACCCGGGTCGGAGCCCGGGCCGCGGGGGTCGACCCGCGACGGATCGAGCGCCGTTTCCGCCGCTCCATGTCGCCGATGAGCGTCTTCGCGACCCTGGCCAGCGAGGAGGCCCTCGCCCAGGCCGGCCTGGGCGCCGAAGAGCGGGGCGACGGGCGGACCGGGGTGGCGATCGGGGCCACCGTCGGCAGCACCGTCACCAACGAGGCGTTTTTCGCCGACTACTTCCGCGACCGCAGCCTGGAGCGGATGAAGTCGACGATCTTTTTCCAGATCATGAATCACTCCTGCGCCGCCAACGTCGCCCAGGCCCTGGGGATCACCGGCCGCCTGCTCGCCCCCTCGGCGGCCTGCTCCACCGGCTGCCAGGCGGTCGGCTACGGCTACGAGATGATCGCCTTCGGCAGGCAGGAGCGGATGCTGTGCGGCGGGGCCGACGAGTTCCACCCCCTGACCGCGGCGACCTTCGACGTCTTCAACGCCGGTACCACCGGCTACAACGACCGCCCCGAGGGGACTCCGCGCCCCTTCGACCGGGACCGGGACGGTGTCGTCTGCGCCGAGGGCGGCGGGGTCCTGCTCCTCGAAGAGCTGGAGACGGCCCGGAGGCGGGGCGCCCCGATCCTCGCCGAGGTCGTCGGCTTCGCCACCGTGGCCGACCCTGAGAGCATCGCCAACCCCAACCGCCAGGCGATGGAGCGCTGCATGAGCCTCGCCCTGGAGGACGCCGGCCTGGAACCGGCCGAGGTGGACTATCTCAACGCCCATGCCACCGCCACCGTCCAGGGGGACGTGGCCGAGAGCGAGGCGATCGCCGCCCTCTTCGGCGAACGGGTCCCGGTGAGCAGTCTCAAGGGGCACATGGGGCACACCATGGCCGCCAGCGGCGCGTTGGAGCTGACCGCGACGGTGGAAATGCTTCGGCGGGGGGTGCTGGTGCCGACCCGCAACCTCGAGCGGATCGACCCGGCCTGCGCAGTGGTGAACCACCTGCAGGGCGGGCCGGTGGAGGCCCCCCTCGAGGTGGCCGTCAAAAACAACTTCGCCCTCGGCGGGGTGAATTCTACGATTATCGTAAGGAGATACGCAGCATGA
- a CDS encoding AMP-binding protein: protein MSSVATYSDLAFRSPEAIREVQYMLLRRHLCYLAERSPFYRERFAALGIDPGAVRGAADLSRLPLTTKADLEEHNRAFLCVPDAEVLDLCLSSGTTGAPVAMAQTRSDLERVGYNEELSFRAAGIGPGDRVLIAAAIDRCFMAGLAYFTGLNRLGATAIRGGSSSLPVLAQLVRRFRPTAVVGVPTLMLALAEVLRAEGDDPRRAGVERLVCIGEPVRRPDLSLSALGERLRDGWGGNVFGTYASTEMATTFADCAEGRGGHTHPDLVVVEVVDGAGRPLPPGASGEVVATPLGVTGMPLLLFRTGDIAALHPGPCPCGRNEARLGPILGRKSQMLKVRGTTVYPPAIASALQELETVRGYYIEAYDPFELSDRIRVVVGTDDPDLDPAAVAGRIAARIRVKPEVVLVSPDEVRTRTLQEGKRKPVTFFDYRTKSGRPPETPAARKDTR from the coding sequence ATGAGTTCCGTGGCCACATATTCCGATCTGGCTTTTCGCTCCCCCGAGGCGATCCGGGAGGTGCAGTACATGCTCCTGCGCCGCCACCTGTGCTACCTGGCGGAGCGCTCGCCCTTCTACCGGGAGCGTTTCGCCGCCCTCGGGATCGACCCCGGCGCGGTTCGGGGGGCCGCCGACCTCTCCAGGCTCCCCCTGACGACCAAGGCCGACCTCGAGGAGCACAACCGGGCGTTTCTCTGCGTTCCCGACGCGGAGGTCCTCGACCTGTGCCTGAGCTCGGGGACGACCGGGGCGCCGGTGGCCATGGCCCAGACCCGGTCGGACCTGGAGCGGGTCGGCTACAACGAGGAACTCTCTTTTCGGGCGGCCGGCATCGGCCCCGGAGATCGGGTCCTTATCGCCGCCGCCATCGACCGCTGCTTCATGGCCGGGCTGGCTTACTTCACCGGGCTCAACCGGCTCGGCGCTACCGCCATCCGCGGCGGCTCGAGCAGTTTGCCGGTCCTGGCCCAGCTGGTGCGTCGGTTCCGGCCGACCGCCGTGGTCGGGGTGCCGACCTTGATGCTCGCCCTCGCCGAGGTCTTGCGGGCCGAGGGGGATGACCCGCGCCGGGCGGGGGTGGAGCGGTTGGTCTGCATCGGCGAGCCGGTTCGCCGCCCCGACCTCTCCCTGTCGGCCCTGGGGGAGCGCCTTCGGGACGGGTGGGGCGGGAATGTTTTCGGCACCTACGCCAGCACCGAGATGGCGACCACCTTCGCCGACTGCGCCGAGGGGCGCGGTGGGCACACCCACCCCGACCTGGTGGTGGTGGAGGTCGTCGACGGGGCGGGCCGGCCCCTGCCGCCGGGGGCGAGCGGGGAGGTTGTGGCCACCCCCCTCGGCGTGACCGGGATGCCGCTGCTGCTCTTTCGCACCGGGGACATCGCCGCGCTCCATCCCGGCCCCTGCCCCTGCGGGCGCAACGAGGCCCGCCTCGGGCCGATCCTGGGGCGCAAGAGCCAGATGCTCAAGGTGCGCGGCACCACCGTTTATCCCCCGGCCATCGCGAGCGCCCTGCAGGAGCTTGAGACGGTGCGCGGCTACTACATCGAGGCCTACGACCCCTTCGAACTCTCCGACCGCATCCGGGTCGTGGTCGGCACCGACGACCCCGACCTCGACCCCGCCGCCGTCGCCGGGCGCATCGCCGCCCGCATCCGGGTCAAGCCGGAGGTGGTTTTGGTCTCTCCGGATGAGGTGCGGACCCGGACCCTGCAGGAGGGCAAGCGCAAGCCCGTCACATTTTTCGACTATCGCACAAAGAGCGGCCGGCCTCCGGAGACGCCCGCCGCCAGGAAGGACACCCGATGA
- a CDS encoding beta-ketoacyl-[acyl-carrier-protein] synthase family protein: MYRVAITGIGIISCLGCDLQTVGEALRLGRSGIVVDKERLRRGFRSPLTGAITGFDPAAVLARKQRKTMPEFAVQAYAASRDALEMSGLAPEQIESDRTGLIFGCDSSCIAAVEQVALLEERGETRSIGSGMVFRSMTSVVTMNLNTLLRTRGACWSISSACSSGGHAVGQAADLIALGRQDRVVCGGAQEINWESMCSFDGLGAFSARVDDPAAACRPFDAGRDGLVPSGGAAALVLERYDLARERGAEILGEVSGYAFSSDGESISVPNRDGLRRAMGQAIGAAGLAPADIDYVCAHATSTPAGDAAEADNIAAAFGDRTPPVSSLKSMTGHELWMSGASQAVYTTIMARQGFIAPNLNFREPDAHSARLDIVTETLDRSPRRVLCNSAGFGGTNSCLVLRFDR; encoded by the coding sequence ATGTACAGAGTCGCCATCACCGGTATCGGAATCATCTCCTGCCTGGGCTGCGACCTTCAGACGGTCGGCGAGGCCCTGCGCCTTGGCCGGTCGGGGATCGTGGTGGACAAGGAGCGCCTGCGGCGCGGTTTTCGCAGCCCCCTGACCGGAGCGATCACCGGCTTCGATCCCGCGGCGGTGCTCGCCCGCAAGCAGCGCAAGACGATGCCCGAATTCGCCGTGCAGGCTTACGCCGCCTCTCGCGACGCCCTGGAGATGTCGGGGCTGGCCCCGGAGCAGATCGAGAGCGACCGCACCGGCCTGATCTTCGGCTGCGACTCCAGCTGCATCGCCGCCGTGGAGCAGGTGGCCCTGCTGGAGGAGCGGGGGGAAACCCGGTCGATCGGCAGCGGCATGGTCTTTCGCTCCATGACCTCGGTCGTCACCATGAACTTGAACACCCTGCTGCGCACCCGCGGAGCCTGCTGGTCGATCAGCTCCGCCTGCTCCAGCGGCGGCCACGCCGTCGGCCAGGCCGCCGACCTCATCGCCCTGGGCCGTCAGGACCGGGTCGTCTGCGGCGGCGCCCAGGAGATCAACTGGGAGTCGATGTGCTCCTTCGACGGCCTGGGGGCCTTCTCCGCCCGGGTCGACGATCCCGCGGCGGCCTGCCGCCCCTTCGACGCCGGCCGCGACGGCCTGGTGCCGAGCGGCGGGGCCGCGGCCCTGGTGCTGGAGCGCTACGACCTGGCACGGGAGCGGGGAGCGGAGATCCTCGGCGAGGTCTCCGGCTACGCCTTTTCCTCCGACGGGGAGAGCATTTCGGTGCCCAACCGGGACGGGTTGCGGCGGGCCATGGGGCAGGCCATCGGGGCCGCGGGACTCGCCCCGGCCGACATCGACTACGTCTGCGCCCACGCCACCTCGACGCCGGCCGGAGATGCCGCAGAGGCGGACAACATCGCCGCCGCCTTCGGAGACCGGACCCCTCCGGTCTCCTCCCTCAAGTCGATGACCGGCCACGAGCTCTGGATGTCCGGTGCCTCGCAGGCGGTCTACACGACGATCATGGCCCGCCAGGGCTTCATCGCCCCCAATCTCAACTTCCGGGAACCCGACGCCCACTCGGCCCGGCTCGACATCGTGACCGAAACTCTCGACCGTTCGCCCCGGCGGGTGCTGTGCAATTCCGCCGGGTTCGGGGGGACCAACTCCTGCCTGGTGCTGAGGTTCGACCGGTGA
- a CDS encoding GSU3473 family protein, with product MMIHAVLKDGTTVKLYPRVLDHYLESRRVLFFQRSGGWVVVGRDTIRGEPGQSFQGRERRQHRAVSLH from the coding sequence ATGATGATTCATGCTGTGCTGAAGGACGGCACGACGGTGAAGCTCTATCCGCGGGTTTTGGATCACTATCTGGAGTCGCGGCGGGTTCTCTTCTTCCAGCGCTCCGGCGGATGGGTCGTGGTGGGGCGGGACACGATCCGGGGGGAACCGGGGCAGTCCTTCCAGGGGCGCGAGCGGCGCCAGCACCGGGCGGTCTCGCTGCACTGA
- a CDS encoding aromatic amino acid ammonia-lyase: MTERPTKMLNGADLTVEEIVAIGVGDLRVGLDPAAIERCRASRLFLEEEVAARRVIYGVNTSFGPMCNKIIDDGEIEALQVNLIRSHAAGLGEPLKDYIALGVLAVRLNTLVKGYSGVRVELLEFMAGMINRRIAPYIPECGSVGASGDLIHLAHMALAIIGEGDVYHRGALRPAAQVYAELGLAPMRLSFKEGIALMNGTSAMTALAAFALFGAKKLLRLSCVTGAFSLEIFGGIDDAFDEDLHRVKPHPGQLEVAETIRRLYAGSGNITLRRDMHELIRGQQSDGPVFETSINVQDVYSVRCTPQVLAPIAEAIEAATRTVETEANSSNDNPIIIPEKRKVIHGGNFHGQSIGFVMDSLCMALATLCNLSERRINKYLDKNLNEGLPEFLIPGTLGLTMGFMGAQYLATSTTAENRQLAGPVSTNSISCNASNQDVVSMGTVAARKAFKSVSNAKHVVTLEVLAVLQALSFRNADTLGRGTGRIYGLLAKEFTLYDNKGIFHEELVKFRKLLFSSQIFDDLSAYWAGEEGGTP, translated from the coding sequence ATGACCGAACGTCCCACCAAGATGCTCAACGGCGCCGACCTGACGGTGGAGGAGATCGTCGCCATCGGCGTCGGCGACCTGCGGGTCGGCCTCGATCCGGCCGCTATCGAGCGCTGCCGGGCGAGCCGCCTCTTCCTCGAGGAGGAGGTGGCGGCGCGGCGGGTCATCTACGGGGTCAACACCTCCTTCGGGCCGATGTGCAACAAGATCATCGACGACGGCGAGATCGAGGCGCTCCAGGTCAACCTGATCCGCAGCCACGCCGCCGGCCTCGGCGAGCCGCTCAAGGATTACATCGCGCTCGGCGTCCTCGCGGTGCGCCTCAACACCCTCGTCAAGGGCTACAGCGGGGTGCGGGTCGAGCTCCTGGAGTTCATGGCCGGGATGATCAACCGGCGCATCGCCCCCTACATTCCCGAGTGCGGCTCGGTCGGCGCCTCCGGCGACCTCATCCACCTCGCCCATATGGCGCTGGCGATCATCGGCGAGGGGGACGTCTACCACCGCGGGGCCCTGCGCCCGGCGGCGCAGGTCTACGCCGAACTCGGCCTGGCGCCGATGCGCCTCTCCTTCAAGGAGGGGATCGCCCTCATGAACGGCACCAGCGCCATGACCGCCCTTGCCGCCTTCGCCCTGTTCGGGGCCAAGAAGCTGCTGCGCCTCTCCTGCGTGACCGGCGCCTTCTCCCTGGAGATCTTCGGCGGCATCGACGACGCCTTCGACGAGGACCTTCACCGGGTCAAGCCCCATCCCGGCCAGCTCGAGGTCGCAGAGACGATCCGCCGGCTCTACGCCGGATCGGGAAACATCACCCTGCGCCGGGACATGCACGAGCTGATTCGCGGCCAGCAGAGCGACGGCCCGGTTTTCGAGACGAGCATCAACGTGCAGGACGTCTACTCGGTGCGCTGCACGCCCCAGGTCCTCGCCCCGATCGCCGAGGCGATCGAAGCGGCGACCCGGACGGTGGAGACCGAGGCCAACTCCAGCAACGACAACCCGATCATCATCCCGGAGAAGCGCAAGGTCATCCACGGAGGCAACTTCCACGGCCAGAGCATCGGCTTCGTCATGGACTCCCTGTGCATGGCGCTGGCGACCCTCTGCAACCTCTCCGAGCGGCGCATCAACAAGTACCTCGACAAAAACCTCAACGAGGGGCTTCCCGAGTTCCTGATTCCCGGCACTCTCGGCCTGACCATGGGCTTCATGGGGGCGCAGTACCTGGCCACATCGACGACCGCCGAGAACCGTCAGCTCGCCGGTCCGGTGAGCACCAACTCCATCTCCTGCAACGCCTCCAACCAGGACGTGGTGAGCATGGGGACGGTGGCCGCCCGCAAGGCCTTCAAGTCGGTGAGCAACGCCAAGCACGTCGTCACCCTCGAGGTCCTCGCCGTCCTTCAGGCTCTCTCCTTCCGCAACGCCGACACCCTCGGGCGGGGCACCGGGCGCATCTACGGACTCCTGGCGAAGGAGTTCACCCTCTACGACAACAAGGGGATTTTCCACGAGGAACTGGTGAAGTTCCGCAAGCTCCTCTTCTCGAGCCAGATCTTCGACGACCTCTCGGCGTACTGGGCCGGTGAAGAAGGGGGGACGCCATGA
- a CDS encoding lysophospholipid acyltransferase family protein — MSAAEPRGGRFRPAAVLMNLTVYPLLVLWTLLGFVIFLPLLALFKVFAGWETGRIVRLCIWIYGRGWLVIMAPFVRFSRQGFEGGGIRTPAVLVVNHLSFFDTYCMGLLPFSDVTFAVRAWPFKMLWYTLFMRLAGYLNVERAGWEGVGADAREVFARSGFLLFFPEGHRSRDGELQRFYTGAFRLAVEEGVPVVPLCLSGTGELLPPGRLWLQPARVRLKALAPVDPAGFEGPAGPSAMRKAVKAAMEKELRAMRGMTGSR, encoded by the coding sequence TTGTCCGCCGCTGAGCCGCGGGGGGGGCGCTTTCGCCCGGCGGCCGTGCTGATGAACCTGACCGTCTACCCCCTCCTGGTCCTCTGGACCCTCCTTGGCTTCGTTATCTTCCTCCCCCTGCTGGCGCTCTTCAAGGTGTTTGCCGGGTGGGAGACGGGGCGCATCGTGCGTCTCTGCATCTGGATTTACGGCCGCGGCTGGCTGGTCATCATGGCCCCTTTCGTGCGCTTTTCGCGGCAGGGGTTCGAGGGGGGCGGGATTCGCACCCCGGCGGTGCTGGTGGTCAACCACCTGTCGTTCTTCGACACCTACTGCATGGGCCTGCTCCCCTTCTCCGACGTAACCTTCGCGGTGCGCGCCTGGCCCTTCAAGATGCTCTGGTACACCCTCTTCATGCGCCTGGCCGGGTACCTGAACGTGGAGCGGGCCGGCTGGGAGGGGGTCGGCGCCGACGCCCGGGAGGTCTTCGCCCGCAGCGGCTTCCTCCTCTTCTTTCCCGAGGGGCACCGCAGCCGGGACGGCGAGCTGCAGCGTTTCTACACCGGCGCCTTCCGCCTGGCGGTGGAGGAGGGGGTGCCGGTCGTCCCCCTCTGCCTCTCCGGCACCGGCGAGCTCCTCCCCCCGGGGCGCCTCTGGCTGCAGCCCGCCCGGGTGCGCCTCAAGGCTCTGGCGCCGGTCGACCCCGCCGGCTTCGAGGGGCCGGCCGGGCCGTCGGCGATGCGCAAGGCGGTCAAGGCGGCGATGGAGAAGGAGTTGCGCGCGATGCGGGGGATGACAGGCAGCCGATGA
- a CDS encoding FAD-dependent oxidoreductase, whose product MKFDCVIIGAGAAGMSAALILARAGQKVALVEKAARTAPVLRGFRRQGVQFDTGFHYTGGLGEGEPLDLFFRHLGLAGRLEKKAYDPDGFDVIRDAGRGGDSPSPTASSGCGRGSPRPFRRRAALSTAISPRSRPSASAPPI is encoded by the coding sequence GTGAAGTTCGACTGCGTGATCATCGGCGCAGGCGCCGCCGGGATGAGCGCCGCCCTGATCCTGGCCCGCGCCGGCCAGAAGGTCGCCCTGGTGGAGAAGGCTGCCCGCACCGCTCCCGTGCTGCGCGGCTTCCGGCGCCAGGGGGTGCAGTTCGACACCGGGTTCCACTACACCGGGGGGCTGGGCGAGGGCGAACCCCTCGATCTCTTTTTCCGCCACCTGGGGCTGGCGGGGCGCCTCGAGAAGAAGGCCTACGACCCCGACGGGTTCGACGTGATCCGGGATGCAGGGCGGGGGGGGGATTCGCCTTCCCCTACGGCTTCGAGCGGTTGCGGGCGCGGCTCGCCGAGGCCTTTCCGGCGGCGCGCGGCGCTATCGACCGCTATCTCGCCGAGATCGAGGCCGTCTGCGAGCGCTCCCCCTATCTGA